One Thermodesulfobacteriota bacterium genomic window carries:
- a CDS encoding FAD-binding oxidoreductase: protein MTFPISTKTIPDEAVSRFREALGDENFSTDPVICDGYAMQPFHKTEPGCWINRPLAVTLPSSTEEVQAIVKICIQHGLRYKAHSTGWGAHGGAGYDNVVQIDLRRMNKILEWDEKNRYVVVEPYVNCAEIQAEAMKRGFNIHIHGAGSVCSPLANATSHCGMGWSGISTSTSSRNILGVEWVLPSGEVLKLGTCGSISESAGSRWFSADGPGPSMRGIMRGWAGADGGLGVFTKMSMKLFHWAGPKETAVKGRLQDLVVEKPDNFRITLCAFPDARSYADALFKVGEAEIGFLQCKNSVALMLGAMMPRMLRKIHASMNVKKILDACRHQFMFTIAATSDLDYQYQSQCLEKIVDDHGGIVLDAPAPLHSLMYWSFVRVSLPPVVFRMGGNFFSTFGGDEAFDNCMEQARIGEEIKRQFIASKACFDDLADNPWALIYENGLFGHSEELWFYDHRDPEMGRQVDDYAKACADATLEHTLGGGGFAFFKGGEVHDILGPAMSNYHIWQRRIKKALDPNDLSDSKFYISSD from the coding sequence ATGACATTTCCGATTTCTACAAAAACCATTCCGGACGAGGCGGTTTCCCGGTTCAGGGAGGCCCTGGGGGACGAGAATTTTTCCACGGACCCGGTCATTTGCGATGGTTACGCCATGCAGCCCTTTCACAAAACCGAACCGGGGTGCTGGATAAATCGGCCCCTGGCCGTGACTTTGCCGTCAAGCACTGAAGAAGTCCAGGCGATTGTCAAAATCTGTATCCAACACGGACTTCGTTACAAAGCCCACAGCACCGGCTGGGGCGCCCACGGCGGGGCCGGTTATGACAACGTGGTGCAGATCGATCTACGGCGCATGAACAAGATATTGGAATGGGACGAAAAAAACCGCTACGTGGTGGTCGAACCATACGTCAACTGCGCCGAGATTCAGGCGGAAGCCATGAAGCGGGGCTTTAACATCCACATTCACGGCGCGGGCAGCGTTTGTTCACCCCTGGCCAACGCCACTTCCCACTGCGGCATGGGATGGTCGGGGATATCCACGTCAACCAGTTCACGTAATATTCTGGGGGTCGAGTGGGTCCTTCCTTCAGGCGAGGTCCTTAAACTGGGAACGTGCGGGTCAATCAGTGAATCAGCGGGGAGCCGCTGGTTTTCGGCCGACGGCCCCGGGCCGAGCATGAGAGGCATCATGCGCGGATGGGCCGGTGCGGACGGCGGCCTGGGGGTGTTCACCAAGATGTCCATGAAGCTCTTCCACTGGGCCGGGCCCAAAGAAACAGCGGTCAAAGGTCGCCTCCAGGATCTGGTCGTCGAGAAACCGGACAACTTCAGGATCACCTTATGTGCTTTCCCCGACGCCCGGAGCTATGCGGACGCGCTGTTTAAAGTAGGAGAAGCGGAGATCGGATTTTTACAGTGCAAAAATTCCGTTGCTCTAATGTTGGGCGCGATGATGCCGCGAATGTTGCGCAAGATTCACGCCTCGATGAACGTAAAAAAGATCCTGGACGCATGCAGGCACCAGTTCATGTTCACGATCGCTGCGACCTCCGATCTGGATTACCAGTATCAGAGCCAGTGCCTTGAAAAGATTGTGGACGATCATGGCGGGATCGTCCTTGATGCTCCAGCCCCCTTACATTCTCTCATGTACTGGAGTTTTGTCAGAGTGAGTTTGCCGCCTGTCGTATTCAGGATGGGGGGTAATTTCTTCTCGACATTTGGGGGAGACGAGGCCTTTGACAACTGCATGGAACAGGCCAGGATCGGTGAAGAGATAAAACGGCAGTTCATCGCCAGCAAAGCATGTTTTGATGACCTTGCTGATAACCCATGGGCCCTGATTTATGAAAACGGACTTTTCGGCCATAGCGAGGAGTTGTGGTTCTATGATCACCGCGATCCTGAAATGGGCCGGCAGGTGGATGATTATGCCAAGGCATGTGCAGATGCCACCCTGGAGCATACGCTTGGCGGCGGCGGGTTCGCCTTTTTCAAGGGGGGAGAGGTGCATGATATTCTCGGGCCTGCCATGAGCAACTACCACATCTGGCAGCGCAGAATAAAGAAAGCCCTGGACCCGAACGATCTGTCGGATTCCAAGTTTTATATTTCCTCTGATTAA
- a CDS encoding sigma 54-interacting transcriptional regulator: MKNEPNKLLDQVRQRIFDENNLQGALSDIFHFISKFAPVWKMGWLQFHYDFQLVRFIAQALDTGGEITNFMYDTPREVMDFICSGANPDIKIVNDPEKDPVGIELSKRAKSVDHSSLIINFKNAAGVYASVMIIAEGKDKFTEEHSRRLVTVKEPLQLVLDTLIKDHEKKNLHPAQKEPVDDKNEFFRQVTRRLCGHLDLQTGVTHCLQYLSRFLPADGLHVRQTEPGLLSERGLAESYGFFFPKSETLLPMITEDSPFIESGELLRTHIINQPERYPLAQTLSSFFGDDTSYIYMPLIHKQTRIGIAVLGLEGRNRYTEEDMKLFEMLHDPFVLALSNNIKHREVIRLKNIIESEKKDLQEELRDTRSQTIIGAGSGLKGVLENARLVAAQESPVLLTGETGAGKEVVADFIHRNSSRKDGPLIMVNCGAIPDTLVDSELFGHEKGAFTGAASRKKGRFERANGGTIFLDEIGELPPQVQVRLLRVLQNKVIERVGGMDTIPVDIRIIAATHRNLEEMVAKGRFREDLWFRLNVFPLRIPPLRARRSDIPALVDHFIEKKSRELNLYEKPSLSPGAMKRLTAYDWPGNVRELENVIERELILSKGKPLTFQHVIQQPAADNTPGSGIEDDGFPDLDEVNIRHIKKALALSHGKVGGPGGAAELLNVKPNTLRSRMKKLGIPYGWKR; this comes from the coding sequence ATGAAAAACGAACCGAATAAATTACTGGATCAGGTCAGGCAGCGTATTTTCGATGAAAACAATCTTCAGGGAGCGTTGTCTGATATTTTCCATTTTATTTCAAAATTCGCCCCGGTATGGAAAATGGGCTGGCTCCAATTTCATTATGATTTTCAGTTGGTGCGGTTTATCGCCCAGGCCCTGGATACCGGCGGGGAAATCACCAATTTCATGTATGATACCCCCAGAGAGGTAATGGACTTTATCTGCAGCGGGGCCAACCCGGACATAAAAATTGTCAATGATCCCGAAAAAGACCCCGTCGGTATCGAGCTGTCGAAACGTGCCAAATCTGTTGATCATTCATCCCTGATCATTAATTTTAAAAACGCCGCCGGTGTTTATGCATCCGTGATGATCATTGCGGAAGGAAAGGACAAATTCACCGAAGAACATTCACGCCGGCTAGTTACGGTGAAAGAGCCTCTGCAACTGGTTTTAGACACCCTGATCAAGGACCACGAAAAGAAGAATCTGCACCCGGCCCAAAAAGAACCCGTGGATGACAAAAACGAATTTTTCCGCCAGGTCACCCGGCGATTATGCGGCCATCTTGACCTGCAGACCGGCGTAACTCATTGCCTTCAATATCTCAGCCGGTTTCTGCCCGCTGACGGGCTCCATGTCAGGCAGACGGAGCCTGGATTGCTTTCCGAGCGCGGACTGGCCGAAAGCTACGGCTTTTTTTTCCCCAAGTCAGAAACCCTTCTCCCCATGATCACTGAAGATTCACCATTCATTGAAAGCGGAGAACTTCTGAGAACACACATTATCAATCAGCCCGAACGCTACCCTCTGGCGCAAACCCTTTCTTCTTTTTTCGGAGATGACACGTCTTATATTTATATGCCCCTCATCCATAAACAAACCCGGATTGGCATCGCGGTGCTGGGCCTGGAAGGCAGGAATCGTTATACAGAAGAGGACATGAAGCTTTTCGAAATGCTCCACGACCCATTCGTTCTGGCGCTTTCAAACAATATCAAACACCGTGAAGTGATCCGCCTTAAGAACATCATTGAATCTGAAAAAAAAGACCTGCAGGAAGAATTACGCGATACAAGGAGCCAGACGATTATCGGTGCCGGCTCAGGCTTAAAAGGCGTTCTTGAGAACGCCCGCCTCGTGGCCGCGCAGGAAAGCCCGGTCCTGCTGACCGGAGAAACCGGTGCGGGAAAGGAGGTGGTGGCCGATTTCATTCACCGGAATTCTTCCCGCAAAGACGGCCCCCTGATCATGGTCAACTGCGGGGCCATCCCGGATACACTGGTGGACAGTGAACTTTTCGGCCATGAAAAGGGGGCGTTCACCGGCGCGGCCAGCCGGAAGAAAGGCCGGTTTGAAAGGGCCAACGGCGGCACCATTTTTTTAGACGAAATCGGGGAACTGCCGCCGCAGGTCCAGGTCCGCCTGCTCCGGGTGCTTCAGAACAAAGTGATTGAGCGGGTCGGCGGTATGGATACCATACCGGTTGATATCCGCATCATCGCCGCCACCCACCGCAACCTCGAGGAAATGGTGGCCAAAGGCCGGTTCCGGGAAGACCTGTGGTTCCGCTTGAATGTGTTTCCCTTGCGGATCCCCCCCCTGCGCGCCAGACGATCGGATATACCGGCCCTGGTGGATCATTTCATTGAAAAAAAATCCCGGGAGTTGAATCTCTATGAAAAGCCGTCCCTGTCGCCGGGAGCCATGAAGAGATTGACCGCTTACGACTGGCCGGGAAATGTCCGGGAACTGGAAAACGTCATCGAAAGGGAATTGATCCTGAGCAAGGGCAAGCCGCTGACGTTTCAGCATGTCATCCAGCAGCCGGCTGCGGACAACACTCCGGGAAGCGGCATCGAGGATGACGGCTTCCCGGATCTGGATGAAGTCAATATCCGGCACATCAAAAAGGCCCTGGCCCTTTCCCATGGTAAAGTCGGGGGGCCGGGCGGCGCCGCCGAACTGCTGAACGTAAAACCCAACACGCTTCGCAGCAGAATGAAAAAACTGGGCATTCCGTATGGCTGGAAGCGATAG
- a CDS encoding (Fe-S)-binding protein: MALEAYRRDMEGCSRCSSCKWVPMSQMKSHRFSQVCPSISRYHFHSFAGSGKLMLGLSLLDNRIEMNDSVADVAYKCTLCGACDANCKVYRDDIDIAEVIEEIRATCVENGQFFAEHQMMIDDLKRENNVFGEPKNARGDWAEGLGLKDANAQKVDVLFHAGCRFSYDEDLLGVIRGAATLIRDAGVDLGVAGKAESCCGGRAFGLGFRGDGKNFAEDMAVRVKSSGAKVLLTPCADCYGAFKYAYRRMGVDLGVQVMHISEYLKALAANGKINFKNRVDRKITYHDPCHLGRRSEPYAGPWEGNKLLRPASRKRDGRKGVYDAPRDLLRSIPGIRLVEMERIREYSWCCGAGGGVWEADQELSDFAARERIEEALTTGADALATSCPWCERNLRDAAESMGAGIEVLDVTELVARSIKGEVIS, from the coding sequence ATGGCATTGGAAGCATATCGCCGGGACATGGAGGGCTGTTCGCGGTGCTCGTCATGCAAATGGGTGCCCATGAGCCAGATGAAAAGCCACCGGTTCTCTCAGGTCTGCCCGTCCATATCCCGCTACCATTTTCACAGTTTCGCCGGCAGCGGCAAGCTCATGCTGGGACTTTCGCTCCTGGACAACAGAATAGAGATGAACGATTCCGTCGCGGACGTGGCTTACAAGTGCACGCTTTGCGGCGCCTGCGACGCCAACTGCAAGGTTTACCGCGACGACATCGACATTGCCGAAGTGATCGAGGAGATCCGGGCGACGTGCGTGGAAAACGGCCAGTTTTTCGCCGAGCACCAGATGATGATCGATGACCTGAAACGGGAGAACAATGTCTTCGGAGAACCCAAAAACGCCCGCGGCGATTGGGCTGAAGGGCTCGGCTTAAAGGACGCCAACGCGCAAAAGGTGGATGTCCTGTTTCACGCCGGGTGCCGGTTTTCTTATGACGAGGACCTGCTGGGCGTCATCCGGGGGGCGGCAACGCTGATCCGGGACGCGGGCGTTGACCTGGGGGTCGCGGGAAAAGCGGAATCCTGTTGCGGCGGCCGCGCCTTTGGCCTGGGCTTCCGGGGGGATGGCAAAAATTTTGCCGAGGACATGGCGGTCCGGGTGAAGTCTTCCGGCGCTAAAGTTCTCCTCACGCCCTGTGCCGACTGCTATGGCGCCTTCAAGTACGCCTATCGACGTATGGGCGTTGACCTGGGTGTTCAGGTCATGCACATCTCCGAGTATCTGAAGGCACTTGCGGCAAACGGAAAAATCAATTTCAAAAACAGGGTGGACAGAAAAATCACCTATCACGATCCCTGCCATCTCGGCCGGCGAAGCGAGCCTTATGCCGGGCCCTGGGAGGGCAACAAACTTCTGCGGCCGGCCTCGCGCAAACGCGACGGAAGAAAAGGGGTTTATGACGCCCCCCGCGATCTTCTTCGATCCATCCCGGGCATTCGGCTGGTGGAGATGGAACGCATCCGGGAGTATTCCTGGTGCTGCGGCGCCGGAGGCGGGGTGTGGGAAGCCGACCAGGAATTGTCCGATTTCGCGGCCAGGGAGCGAATCGAGGAAGCCCTGACAACCGGTGCGGATGCCCTGGCCACAAGCTGCCCGTGGTGTGAAAGAAATTTGCGCGATGCCGCCGAATCAATGGGTGCCGGGATTGAAGTATTAGACGTCACCGAGCTTGTGGCACGCTCGATAAAAGGGGAGGTAATATCATGA
- a CDS encoding electron transfer flavoprotein subunit alpha/FixB family protein, protein MVSPILVLAESSGGKVLALSLEALAMGRKAARESGTSLAVLVCGKGVLTAANELLCYGADKVLAVDNDLLADLHPDLLCAAVSQACDIIKPGALFMAETLAALDLAPRLAARLKTGCASDCVDVSFSRDTGGFIFTKPVYSGNVMAQFALAGEPVVATFRARAAEAPEPGAMSGRVENLDVSLVPSLARYEVVEKVSIDATGGPRLESADKIVSGGRGMGGPEGFAVLAELAKALGGAVGASRPPCDLGWISPVHQVGITGAIVAPSLYIATGISGSTQHVAGMAGARVIVAINNNQDANIFKIADFGIVGDWEKIVPALTRAAAEIAG, encoded by the coding sequence ATGGTGTCACCCATTTTGGTTTTGGCGGAAAGTTCAGGCGGGAAAGTTCTCGCGCTGTCCCTGGAGGCCCTGGCCATGGGCCGAAAGGCGGCCAGGGAAAGTGGCACATCCCTGGCCGTTCTGGTCTGTGGAAAAGGCGTTTTGACGGCGGCCAATGAGCTGCTTTGTTATGGCGCGGACAAGGTCCTGGCCGTGGACAATGATCTTCTGGCGGATCTTCATCCGGACCTCTTGTGCGCTGCGGTTTCACAGGCATGCGACATCATCAAGCCCGGGGCGCTTTTTATGGCCGAAACCCTGGCGGCCCTGGACCTGGCCCCCAGGCTGGCCGCGCGCCTCAAGACCGGCTGCGCCTCGGACTGCGTGGACGTTAGCTTTTCCAGGGACACCGGCGGTTTTATCTTCACCAAGCCGGTTTATTCCGGGAACGTCATGGCCCAGTTTGCCCTCGCCGGGGAACCGGTCGTGGCCACCTTCCGGGCCCGGGCAGCAGAAGCCCCGGAGCCCGGGGCGATGTCGGGGCGGGTGGAAAACCTGGATGTCAGCCTGGTGCCCTCCCTGGCCCGTTACGAGGTGGTGGAAAAGGTTTCCATTGATGCCACCGGCGGCCCCAGGCTGGAAAGCGCGGACAAGATCGTTTCCGGCGGCCGGGGAATGGGCGGGCCGGAAGGGTTTGCCGTTCTGGCGGAACTGGCCAAAGCACTGGGCGGCGCCGTGGGCGCCAGCCGCCCGCCCTGTGACCTGGGATGGATTTCCCCGGTCCACCAGGTGGGCATCACCGGTGCTATCGTGGCCCCGTCCCTGTATATCGCGACCGGTATTTCCGGCTCCACCCAGCACGTGGCCGGCATGGCGGGCGCCAGGGTGATCGTCGCCATCAACAACAACCAGGACGCCAATATCTTCAAGATAGCGGATTTTGGAATCGTGGGGGACTGGGAGAAAATCGTTCCAGCCCTTACCCGGGCGGCCGCGGAAATCGCAGGATAG
- a CDS encoding FAD-binding oxidoreductase has product MKNGMQIKTALKIAVGPDRFHENPDKLSEYAHGGAFVAGQTPLCAVEPKTTDQVAAVVRAAVETGANLIPCSSGSPRSQRGCRVPADIPSVVVDMGKMDRINRINRRNKVAIVEPGVRFGTLQAEAKKLGMKALLPLLPRASKSVVAAYLEREPITIPKYHWDMTDPMLCVETIFGTGDMFRTGGAAGPGSLEEQWKSGASQKNPMGPAQTDLVRVIQGAQGTMGIVTWSSVKLEVLPAIRKGYFVTSPRIETLIDLAYAMTQRRLGDELFLLNAQAMAGILEKDKAKIEGLAKKLPPWILFYCVAGYEIFPELRVRQQERDIAALANKLDLKTVPDLNGARGDSLARMLDEPSPEPWWKDRLKGAHAEVFFLTTMDGVPVFLEAMGELADAHGYPAEDMGVYVQPVQQGRNCHLEFMLPFDPKDADDKKRAQDLFDEAGKVMFEKGAFFSRPYGPWAELAYSRCPDTVAAIKTVKDILDPHHVFNQGRICL; this is encoded by the coding sequence ATGAAAAATGGAATGCAAATCAAGACGGCTTTAAAGATTGCCGTAGGGCCGGATCGTTTTCATGAAAATCCGGACAAACTTTCCGAATATGCCCATGGCGGCGCTTTTGTCGCCGGACAAACGCCCCTGTGCGCGGTCGAGCCCAAAACCACCGACCAGGTGGCCGCAGTTGTGCGGGCGGCGGTTGAAACCGGCGCCAACCTGATTCCGTGCTCCAGCGGTTCGCCCAGGTCTCAGAGGGGTTGCCGCGTTCCGGCGGACATTCCCTCGGTGGTCGTGGATATGGGCAAAATGGACCGCATCAACCGCATCAACCGCAGAAACAAGGTGGCCATCGTCGAGCCCGGGGTTCGTTTCGGGACCCTGCAGGCCGAGGCGAAAAAGCTGGGGATGAAAGCGCTCCTGCCGCTTCTGCCCCGGGCCTCCAAGTCCGTGGTGGCCGCCTATCTGGAAAGGGAACCCATCACCATACCCAAGTATCACTGGGACATGACCGACCCCATGCTGTGCGTGGAGACGATTTTCGGCACTGGTGACATGTTCCGCACCGGCGGCGCCGCCGGGCCCGGATCCCTTGAGGAACAGTGGAAATCAGGGGCCTCACAGAAAAATCCCATGGGGCCGGCCCAGACCGACCTGGTGCGCGTGATCCAGGGGGCCCAGGGCACCATGGGCATCGTCACCTGGTCCAGCGTCAAGCTTGAGGTTTTGCCCGCTATCCGCAAGGGGTATTTCGTCACCTCCCCGCGAATCGAGACCCTGATCGATCTGGCCTATGCCATGACCCAGCGTCGCCTGGGAGACGAGCTGTTTCTCTTAAATGCCCAGGCGATGGCCGGCATTCTCGAAAAAGACAAGGCTAAAATTGAAGGATTGGCGAAAAAACTTCCGCCCTGGATCCTGTTTTATTGCGTCGCCGGTTACGAGATATTTCCGGAGCTGCGGGTCCGCCAGCAGGAGCGGGACATCGCGGCCCTGGCGAATAAACTGGACTTAAAAACGGTGCCCGATCTTAACGGCGCAAGAGGAGATTCCCTTGCCCGAATGCTTGATGAACCAAGCCCGGAGCCCTGGTGGAAAGACCGCCTCAAAGGGGCGCACGCGGAGGTCTTTTTCCTCACCACCATGGATGGCGTGCCCGTTTTCCTGGAAGCAATGGGCGAACTGGCGGACGCCCACGGGTATCCTGCCGAGGACATGGGCGTATACGTTCAGCCGGTGCAGCAGGGCCGGAACTGCCATCTGGAGTTCATGCTTCCCTTTGATCCCAAAGACGCCGACGACAAAAAACGCGCCCAGGATCTTTTTGACGAAGCAGGCAAAGTCATGTTTGAAAAAGGCGCTTTTTTCAGCCGGCCTTATGGCCCGTGGGCAGAATTGGCGTATTCCCGGTGTCCGGATACCGTCGCGGCCATCAAAACGGTCAAGGACATCCTCGATCCCCATCACGTCTTCAACCAGGGCAGGATCTGCCTGTAG
- a CDS encoding sigma 54-interacting transcriptional regulator, with protein MRNEADTVLNQIKERAAEPEGDIYEAVYAYYDYLQNHLPAERMSLALFDLGREHMRIIAQASATGGEKTDFIVPAPGDLLAVLQSEDMPAIYMINEPETDPVGLNIIARSGFKDWSLIGMPIKGQAVRYGAIFFTVTGKHRYAEKHSVFLSGFYDAHKWLLNAVVRDHENRPGGLDQKETVEDKYEFFRQVTRRLCGHLDMEVGVRHCFQYLSRFFPASMLSVHKHHQEGDTDIIGVGPTHFFNYFDPGMIARGTEKLSPAEKTAAPRTVITNRPERDPTLNRTVKTFGTNWSAITMYLSHKRMPLGLANLVTEGRDAFSEEQRALFSMLHDPFSLALSNHIKHREVIRLKNIIEDEKKNLQEELHSSRETTIIGGTTGLRGVMASARVVAGRDSPVLLTGETGSGKEIIANFIHRQSSRRNGPLIKVNCGAIPDTLVDSELFGHEKGAFTGADSQNKGRFERANGGTIFLDEVAELPLPAQVRMLRVLQNKLIERVGGTEPIPVDIRIIAATHRNLEEMVAAGKFREDLWFRLNVFPIHIPPLRVRRSDIPALVDYFVEKKSREMTLQVNPSLPAEALERLISYSWPGNIRELENVIERELILKKGGTLAFEHIVPRPPDGHSQDQSVPEEDVLEMDKAFARHIRNVLALTEGKINGPGGAAELLKVKPGTLRHRMDKLGISYGWKTSKRF; from the coding sequence ATGAGAAACGAAGCCGATACGGTTTTAAACCAGATCAAAGAACGTGCCGCTGAGCCAGAGGGAGATATCTACGAAGCGGTTTACGCGTATTACGATTATCTTCAAAACCATCTTCCCGCGGAACGGATGAGCCTGGCCCTGTTTGACCTTGGCCGGGAACACATGAGAATCATCGCCCAGGCCAGTGCAACGGGAGGCGAGAAAACGGATTTTATCGTTCCGGCGCCCGGCGACCTCCTGGCTGTCCTGCAATCGGAGGACATGCCCGCCATTTACATGATCAATGAACCGGAAACAGATCCGGTCGGGCTGAATATTATCGCGCGGTCCGGTTTCAAGGACTGGTCGCTGATCGGCATGCCCATCAAGGGACAGGCCGTCCGTTACGGCGCCATATTTTTTACGGTTACCGGCAAACACCGATATGCGGAAAAACATTCCGTTTTTCTCTCGGGTTTCTATGACGCGCACAAATGGCTTCTGAACGCTGTGGTCAGGGACCATGAGAACAGGCCCGGCGGCCTTGATCAGAAAGAGACGGTGGAAGACAAATATGAATTTTTCCGCCAGGTCACCCGGCGGTTATGCGGTCACCTTGACATGGAGGTCGGTGTCCGGCATTGCTTCCAATACCTCAGCCGGTTCTTTCCTGCTTCAATGCTGTCCGTCCACAAGCATCACCAGGAGGGCGATACGGATATTATTGGGGTCGGGCCGACCCATTTTTTCAACTACTTCGATCCCGGCATGATCGCCCGTGGCACGGAGAAACTCAGCCCCGCGGAAAAAACAGCCGCCCCCAGAACCGTGATCACCAATCGCCCGGAACGCGACCCCACCCTGAACCGCACGGTAAAAACATTCGGGACCAACTGGTCGGCGATTACCATGTATCTTTCCCATAAGCGGATGCCGCTGGGCCTGGCCAACCTCGTCACGGAAGGCAGAGACGCTTTTTCCGAGGAGCAGAGGGCGCTGTTTTCCATGCTCCATGACCCGTTTTCCCTGGCCCTTTCAAACCATATCAAGCACCGGGAAGTCATCCGGCTGAAGAACATCATCGAAGACGAGAAGAAAAACCTTCAGGAGGAATTGCATTCCTCCAGGGAGACCACCATTATCGGCGGCACCACCGGCTTGAGAGGCGTCATGGCCAGTGCCCGGGTCGTGGCCGGCCGGGACAGCCCGGTATTGCTGACAGGGGAAACCGGTTCCGGCAAGGAAATCATCGCCAATTTCATCCACCGGCAATCTTCGCGAAGAAACGGCCCTTTGATTAAAGTGAATTGCGGGGCCATTCCGGACACGCTGGTTGACAGCGAACTGTTCGGCCATGAAAAGGGGGCGTTTACCGGCGCGGACAGTCAGAATAAAGGACGCTTTGAAAGGGCCAACGGGGGGACGATTTTTCTGGATGAAGTCGCCGAGCTGCCCCTCCCGGCCCAGGTCCGCATGCTGCGGGTGCTGCAGAATAAACTCATCGAACGGGTGGGGGGCACGGAGCCCATTCCCGTGGATATCCGCATCATTGCCGCCACTCACCGCAACCTGGAGGAAATGGTCGCCGCCGGAAAATTCCGGGAAGACCTGTGGTTCCGGCTGAACGTCTTTCCCATCCACATCCCCCCTTTGAGAGTGAGGCGGTCGGACATCCCGGCCCTGGTGGATTATTTTGTTGAGAAGAAATCACGTGAAATGACGCTCCAGGTCAACCCCTCTCTGCCGGCCGAAGCCCTGGAACGGTTGATCTCCTATAGTTGGCCGGGCAATATCCGTGAACTGGAAAACGTCATTGAACGGGAACTGATCCTGAAAAAAGGCGGGACGCTCGCGTTTGAGCACATCGTGCCCCGGCCGCCGGACGGTCATTCGCAAGATCAATCCGTTCCGGAAGAGGACGTTCTGGAAATGGACAAGGCCTTTGCCCGTCATATCAGAAACGTCCTGGCCCTTACTGAAGGCAAGATCAACGGCCCCGGCGGCGCCGCGGAACTGCTGAAGGTTAAACCCGGCACCCTCCGTCACCGCATGGACAAACTGGGAATCTCCTATGGCTGGAAAACATCAAAGCGGTTTTAA
- a CDS encoding metallophosphoesterase, which yields MLFVSDIHFGANRDEDVASFVSDALNPDINPDRLVIIVGDITQNATKDEFKAAETFILQLLDGGMKLVFTPGNHDFGNWMAEYLKVNNKARAWCRNLLSPIFKQDEVVAVNDYDAIFKFQENIFVTLRSTHRGELEKLGLLGNNRISKKQISWAASVLSDLDAKGCKLHLVTHRSIWRESGDMHHGMGKRGRLEKMLLKPFRFHSFIHGHNHRFVYSQTSTPRMAMPIIRLAVPTLSMRNKNWQPGYVSWEKNCNVPPKLISRNHI from the coding sequence ATGCTTTTTGTATCGGATATTCACTTTGGCGCCAATCGAGATGAAGATGTGGCTTCATTTGTAAGTGATGCCTTAAACCCGGACATCAATCCGGACAGACTGGTGATCATCGTGGGTGATATTACCCAGAATGCCACGAAAGACGAATTTAAGGCGGCAGAGACGTTTATCCTGCAATTGCTTGATGGAGGAATGAAACTTGTCTTCACGCCCGGGAACCATGATTTCGGGAACTGGATGGCAGAATATCTGAAGGTGAACAATAAAGCCCGGGCCTGGTGTCGAAACTTGCTGTCCCCCATTTTCAAACAGGATGAGGTTGTGGCCGTTAATGATTATGACGCCATTTTTAAGTTTCAGGAAAATATTTTTGTGACCCTCCGCAGTACACATAGAGGGGAACTGGAAAAACTCGGGCTGCTGGGCAATAACCGGATCAGCAAAAAACAGATCTCCTGGGCCGCATCCGTATTGTCGGATTTAGATGCAAAAGGCTGTAAACTTCATCTGGTCACCCACCGGAGCATATGGAGGGAATCCGGCGATATGCATCACGGCATGGGAAAAAGAGGCCGGCTTGAAAAGATGTTGCTGAAGCCGTTCCGGTTTCATTCGTTTATTCATGGTCACAACCATCGGTTTGTCTACTCCCAGACATCTACCCCAAGGATGGCTATGCCCATCATAAGGCTTGCTGTTCCCACGTTGTCAATGCGGAACAAAAACTGGCAGCCCGGATATGTATCCTGGGAGAAAAACTGTAATGTCCCCCCGAAATTGATCAGCCGGAATCACATATAA